In one window of Osmia lignaria lignaria isolate PbOS001 chromosome 11, iyOsmLign1, whole genome shotgun sequence DNA:
- the dy gene encoding transmembrane protein dusky: MRWRIFILASLLLKGLARAEDVEVVEAIPGEDNRNDNSALNRQDNDINSSDQLALESLGEKDAGGNHYKPGGLRGHPLPLPPSRGGLGMAHPRPHHNVAYHGPPPPLPPSKTPSEAIDKIYTTGGGISTAVGAEPWPAPTPDMPKIISLDVKCEKNLMKVYLGFDKPFYGIVFSKGHYSNVNCVHLPAGLGRTSVNFEISIHACGTAGNTENGLYGYGAESGSGTYFENIIVVQYDPQVQEVWDQARKLRCTWHDLYEKSVTFRPFPVDMLDVVRADFAGDNVGCWMQIQVGKGPWASEVSGLVKIGQTMTMVLAIKDDDSKFDMLVRNCMAHDGKRAPIQLVDQRGCITRPKLMSRFTKIKNFGASASVLSYAHFQAFKFPDSMEVHFQCTIQICRYQCPEQCSESPLLLESQGLLENHHHPPSNGHPDSSYGLPPPVPLPLEAYLQAAAGRPRDERRRKSREIVPAPQKAVGVNRIIRVVSTGDLTFSIHDSNNEEANGPTMVFPVRNENTANAAMICMTTPGFAVTLIVLLAVLLSSCILSTYLCLRLRPFSGKAKKATTYYNGEQNASKKSTRTCFYS, translated from the exons ATGCGGTGGCGAATCTTCATTTTAGCCAGTCTCCTATTGAAGGGG CTGGCTCGAGCCGAGGATGTGGAGGTAGTCGAGGCGATTCCAGGCGAGGATAACCGGAACGACAATTCAGCGTTGAATCGGCAAGACAACGACATAAACAGTTCCGATCAGTTGGCGTTAGAATCGTTAGGGGAGAAGGACGCAGGTGGTAATCATTACAAACCGGGAGGGCTGCGAGGGCATCCACTTCCGCTTCCACCGAGTCGAGGTGGTCTGGGTATGGCACATCCAAGACCGCATCACAACGTCGCTTATCACGGTCCGCCGCCTCCTTTGCCTCCTTCGAAGACGCCGTCGGAAGCGATTGACAAGATCTACACGACGGGGGGTGGTATTAGCACAGCGGTAGGCGCGGAACCCTGGCCGGCACCCACGCCGGACATGCCGAAGATCATCTCTCTAGACGTGAAGTGCGAGAAGAATCTGATGAAAGTTTATCTCGGCTTCGACAAACCGTTCTACGGTATAGTCTTCAGCAAGGGCCATTATAGCAACGTAAATTGCGTGCACTTGCCGGCGGGTTTAGGACGTACGTCGGTCAACTTCGAGATTAGCATACACGCATGTGGCACAGCCGGGAACACGGAAAATGGTTTATACGGGTACGGTGCCGAGTCCGGGTCGGGCACGTACTTCGAGAACATTATCGTGGTGCAGTACGATCCGCAAGTTCAAGAAGTTTGGGACCAAGCGCGTAAACTTCGGTGTACGTGGCACGATTTGTACGAGAAATCTGTCACCTTCCGTCCGTTCCCCGTCGACATGTTGGACGTGGTGCGAGCTGATTTCGCCGGCGACAACGTCGGCTGCTGGATGCAAATACAGGTCGGTAAAGGTCCATGGGCGTCGGAGGTATCAGGGCTGGTTAAGATCGGTCAAACGATGACGATGGTACTCGCGATAAAGGACGACGACTCGAAGTTCGATATGCTCGTGAGAAACTGCATGGCTCACGATGGGAAACGAGCCCCGATACAATTGGTAGATCAGAGAGGTTGCATTACCAGGCCTAAGCTGATGTCACGATTCACCAAGATCAAAAACTTCGGCGCCTCGGCTTCGGTGCTTTCCTACGCTCATTTCCAGGCATTCAAATTCCCCGACTCGATGGAAGTACACTTTCAATGCACCATACAGATATGCCGATACCAATGCCCCGAACAATGCTCCGAATCCCCTTTGCTGTTGGAATCGCAGGGTCTTCTGGAGAATCATCATCATCCACCGTCTAATGGACATCCCGATTCCAGCTACGGTCTTCCGCCTCCTGTTCCACTTCCCTTGGAAGCTTATTTGCAGGCGGCAGCTGGACGACCCAGGGACGAGAGGCGAAGAAAATCCCGAGAAATAGTACCGGCACCGCAAAAGGCGGTCGGAGTGAATCGAATAATACGGGTGGTATCCACCGGTGACCTAACGTTTTCCATCCACGATTCGAACAATGAGGAAGCTAATGGACCGACGATGGTGTTTCCCGTACGTAACGAGAATACCGCGAACGCGGCTATGATTTGCATGACTACCCCAGGTTTTGCCGTTACTCTCATAGTACTTCTTGCCGTGTTACTTTCCTCCTGTATACTTTCCACCTACCTCTGTCTACGTCTAAGACCATTCTCAGGAAAAGCTAAGAAGGCTACGACGTATTACAATGGAGAACAAAACGCTTCAAAAAAGTCGACTAGGACGTGTTTTTACTCGTAG
- the LOC117610551 gene encoding WD repeat-containing protein 44 isoform X1 has translation MSGSSDSEEFFDAEDDTFHRSTRKSKQRDSISIEIQTKDRSDVCKKSDDDVFVEPAQPKPIVEPKEHVTIECTLSKDKPDEDGKETSTDKIVGRRRFRELRQRMQTEDDDIPINSSPPDSQTSSIEGVYPTPSKTTHPFRIIEHDTLSLQSMTSLGRVGRILAGAGDSASAIIPPNVTQCPPSATLTRESQMSSIASIPSKDEDTASGKVSQSSSIFTLSGDILQEESSVNSRSSHSSHSQNDKTVMLQEPDVIASTKNNGKSNEDITVAGIPVAPPRRKKKSKAQTPTDLAPNAPETALPASPLPSPASTIESITREFEHSLDIRSATKGQYVVKPQVRLDEDKSKAEGPSTEELERLERMKAELMSIKSSDKSSSPLGSMSSNSIGRYSLGPHKLSGLSPQGSKERRKSAGDQDMVKQLNMFVRTRTDSGKRLTDMEILEQVTVLNLDTGERVPLSIAEDKLPQCINPLSLHIMRLTSEYISNSSLEKEKESDEESVDSKMSSIPPDEDVSVGRVRKKTQKLKRFLGSTVKKTMDKAKSIAQEVSHARHKEDVMDIVDEVYPGEQQYIKLKASNSHKGPYEFSCLQHVQDLSGEHVGPVWCMKFSVCGRLLATAGQDRVLRIWVLRDAFTYFQDMRTKYNAEKVSPTPSQESLVSQQSMEDPNVVASAFSEIEGTKSPFMPKPFCTYTGHTSDLLDVSWSKNYFVLSSSMDKTVRLWHISRKECLCCFQHIDFVTAIVFHPRDDRYFLSGSLDGKLRLWNIPDKKVAVWNEVDGQTKLITAANFCQNGKFAVVGSYDGRCIFYNTDQLKYHTQIHVRSTRGKNSTGRKISGIEPMPGEDKILVTSNDSRIRLYDLRDLNLSCKYKGYVNVSSQIKASFSPDGQYIVSGSENQCIYIWKTHHDYSKFSSVRRDRNDFWEGIKAHNAVVTCAVFAPNPDSIIKQIEEREQWESKEDAKNLGGSTVDVPPVDPVVEQRTKGCGGHVLVSADFNGCIKVFLNKTKPKHSSLPASALA, from the exons ATGTCTGGAAGTAGCGATTCCGAAGAATTTTTCGATGCGGAGGATGATACTTTCCACCGCAGTACACG aaaaagtaaaCAACGCGATTCCATCAGCATTGAAATACAAACTAAGGATAGATCAGATGTTTGCAAAAAATCAGATGATGATGTTTTTGTGGAACCTGCTCAACCAAAACCAATTGTAGAACCAAAGGAACATGTAACCATAGAATGTACACTTAGTAAAGATAAACCT GATGAAGATGGAAAAGAAACAAGTACAGATAAAATTGTGGGAAGAAGGAGATTTCGTGAACTTAGACAACGCATGCAAACAGAGGATGATGATATTCCAATTAATAGTTCTCCTCCGGATAGCCAGACATCATCCATTGAGGGTGTATATCCTACTCCTTCAAAGACAACGCATCCATTTAGAATCATAGAGCATGATACTCTTAGTTTACAAAGTATGACATCTTTAGGACGAGTGGGTCGAATTTTAGCTGGAGCTGGGGACAGTGCTTCTGCTATAATTCCACCGAACGTAACTCAGTGCCCCCCTTCGGCTACCCTTACCCGCGAAAGCCAGATGTCCTCGATTGCTAGTATCCCCAGCAAAGATGAGGACACAGCATCGGGTAAGGTGTCCCAGTCCTCGAGCATCTTTACGTTATCAGGGGATATCCTTCAAGAGGAATCCTCTGTTAACAGTAGGTCCAGTCATTCTTCTCACTCACAAAATGATAAGACTGTTATGCTTCAAGAACCTGATGTCATCGCTAGTacaaaaaataatggaaaatcaaATGAAGATATTACCGTGGCTGGAATACCTGTTGCACCGCCTAGacgtaaaaaaaaatcaaaagcgCAAACGCCTACCGATCTTGCT ccTAATGCACCAGAAACAGCATTACCCGCTTCGCCGTTACCAAGCCCGGCAAGTACTATTGAATCTATCACCAGAGAATTTGAACATTCTCTTGACATTCGGTCTGCAACAAAGGGGCAATATGTTGTTAAACCACAAGTTCGTCTC GATGAAGATAAATCAAAAGCTGAAGGCCCATCAACTGAAGAGTTAGAAAGGCTAGAAAGAATGAAAGCTGAGTTAATGAGTATAAAATCAAGTGACAAATCTAGCAGCCCGCTAGGATCCATGTCTAGTAACAGTATCGGCCGTTATTCCTTAGGACCTCACAAACTTTCGGGCTTAAGTCCCCAAGGTTCGAAAGAAAGACGAAAATCAGCTGGCGACCAGGATATGGTCAAACAGTTAAATATGTTTGTGAGAACAAGAACAGATTCCGGAAAGCGTCTAACGGACATG GAAATCTTGGAGCAAGTCACTGTTCTAAATTTAGATACTGGAGAGAGAGTGCCATTAAGTATAGCGGAAGATAAATTGCCGCAGTGTATTAATCCTCTGTCACTTCATATTATGAGACTTACTTCGGAATACATAAGTAATTCTAGTttggagaaagaaaaggaaagtgaCGAGGAAAGTGTTGATAGCAAAATGTCTAGTATACCGCCGGATGAAGATGTATCTGTCGGGAGGGTTCGAAAGAAAACCCAAAAATTGAAACGATTCTTGGGTTCCACTGTGAAGAAAACAATGGACAAAGCGAAATCTATCGCGCAAGAAGTATCTCATGCGAGACATAAGGAAGATGTTATGGATATAGTAGACGAAGTATATCCTGGCGAACAACAGTACATCAAACTAAAAGCGTCCAATAGTCACAAAGGACCGTACGAGTTTAGTTGTTTGCAGCATGTCCAGGATCTGAGCGGCGAGCACGTTGGTCCTGTTTGGTGCATGAAATTCTCAGTTTGTGGACGATTACTCGCCACAGCGGGGCAAGATCGAGTTTTAAGAATCTGGGTATTGCGAGATGCTTTCACGTATTTCCAAGATATGCGAACTAAATACAACGCTGAGAAAGTTAGTCCAACACCTTCCCAAGAATCTTTGGTCTCTCAACAGTCTATGGAAGATCCAAACGTCGTGGCTAGTGCCTTCAGCGAAATAGAAGGAACTAAAAGCCCATTCATGCCAAAGCCGTTCTGCACTTACACGGGGCATACCTCGGATTTACTCGATGTTTCATGGTCTAAAAATTATTTCGTTCTATCGTCGTCGATGGATAAAACCGTGCGACTTTGGCACATATCACGTAAAGAATGCTTATGCTGTTTCCAACACATCGATTTCGTTACGGCGATAGTGTTTCATCCTCGCGATGATCGTTACTTTCTTTCTGGATCATTGGACGGGAAACTACGTTTGTGGAACATACCGGACAAGAAAGTAGCTGTATGGAACGAAGTCGATGGACAAACTAAACTGATAACCGCAGCGAATTTCTGTCAGAATGGAAAATTCGCCGTAGTTGGTTCGTACGATGGCCGATGCATATTTTATAACACGGATCAGTTGAAGTATCACACGCAAATACACGTTCGATCGACCAGAGGGAAGAATTCGACCGGAAGGAAAATTAGTGGTATAGAACCTATGCCGGGGGAGGATAAAATTCTAGTTACTTCAAACGACAGCCGTATTCGCTTGTATGATTTACGAGATTTAAATTTATCATGCAAATACAAAGGTTACGTCAACGTCAGCAGTCAAATAAAGGCAAGCTTTAGTCCTGACGGACAGTATATAGTTAGCGGTTCGGAAAATCAGTGCATTTATATCTGGAAAACTCATCACGATTACTCGAAATTCTCAAGCGTACGCAGAGATAGGAATGATTTTTGGGAGGGTATCAAGGCGCATAACGCAGTTGTTACATGCGCGGTGTTTGCACCAAATCCAGATAGTATTATTAAACAAATTGAAGAAAGAGAGCAGTGGGAAAGTAAAGAAGACGCGAAAAATTTAGGTGGTTCAACCGTGGACGTACCTCCCGTTGATCCTGTCGTTGAACAGCGCACTAAAGGCTGTGGTGGACACGTTCTTGTAAGTGCTGATTTTAATGGCTGTATAAAGGTTTTTCTAAACAAAACGAAACCTAAGCATAGTTCCCTACCAGCATCTGCTCTCGCGTAA
- the LOC117610551 gene encoding WD repeat-containing protein 44 isoform X3 yields MSGSSDSEEFFDAEDDTFHRSTRKSKQRDSISIEIQTKDRSDVCKKSDDDVFVEPAQPKPIVEPKEHVTIECTLSKDKPDEDGKETSTDKIVGRRRFRELRQRMQTEDDDIPINSSPPDSQTSSIEGVYPTPSKTTHPFRIIEHDTLSLQSMTSLGRVGRILAGAGDSASAIIPPNVTQCPPSATLTRESQMSSIASIPSKDEDTASEPDVIASTKNNGKSNEDITVAGIPVAPPRRKKKSKAQTPTDLAPNAPETALPASPLPSPASTIESITREFEHSLDIRSATKGQYVVKPQVRLDEDKSKAEGPSTEELERLERMKAELMSIKSSDKSSSPLGSMSSNSIGRYSLGPHKLSGLSPQGSKERRKSAGDQDMVKQLNMFVRTRTDSGKRLTDMEILEQVTVLNLDTGERVPLSIAEDKLPQCINPLSLHIMRLTSEYISNSSLEKEKESDEESVDSKMSSIPPDEDVSVGRVRKKTQKLKRFLGSTVKKTMDKAKSIAQEVSHARHKEDVMDIVDEVYPGEQQYIKLKASNSHKGPYEFSCLQHVQDLSGEHVGPVWCMKFSVCGRLLATAGQDRVLRIWVLRDAFTYFQDMRTKYNAEKVSPTPSQESLVSQQSMEDPNVVASAFSEIEGTKSPFMPKPFCTYTGHTSDLLDVSWSKNYFVLSSSMDKTVRLWHISRKECLCCFQHIDFVTAIVFHPRDDRYFLSGSLDGKLRLWNIPDKKVAVWNEVDGQTKLITAANFCQNGKFAVVGSYDGRCIFYNTDQLKYHTQIHVRSTRGKNSTGRKISGIEPMPGEDKILVTSNDSRIRLYDLRDLNLSCKYKGYVNVSSQIKASFSPDGQYIVSGSENQCIYIWKTHHDYSKFSSVRRDRNDFWEGIKAHNAVVTCAVFAPNPDSIIKQIEEREQWESKEDAKNLGGSTVDVPPVDPVVEQRTKGCGGHVLVSADFNGCIKVFLNKTKPKHSSLPASALA; encoded by the exons ATGTCTGGAAGTAGCGATTCCGAAGAATTTTTCGATGCGGAGGATGATACTTTCCACCGCAGTACACG aaaaagtaaaCAACGCGATTCCATCAGCATTGAAATACAAACTAAGGATAGATCAGATGTTTGCAAAAAATCAGATGATGATGTTTTTGTGGAACCTGCTCAACCAAAACCAATTGTAGAACCAAAGGAACATGTAACCATAGAATGTACACTTAGTAAAGATAAACCT GATGAAGATGGAAAAGAAACAAGTACAGATAAAATTGTGGGAAGAAGGAGATTTCGTGAACTTAGACAACGCATGCAAACAGAGGATGATGATATTCCAATTAATAGTTCTCCTCCGGATAGCCAGACATCATCCATTGAGGGTGTATATCCTACTCCTTCAAAGACAACGCATCCATTTAGAATCATAGAGCATGATACTCTTAGTTTACAAAGTATGACATCTTTAGGACGAGTGGGTCGAATTTTAGCTGGAGCTGGGGACAGTGCTTCTGCTATAATTCCACCGAACGTAACTCAGTGCCCCCCTTCGGCTACCCTTACCCGCGAAAGCCAGATGTCCTCGATTGCTAGTATCCCCAGCAAAGATGAGGACACAGCATCGG AACCTGATGTCATCGCTAGTacaaaaaataatggaaaatcaaATGAAGATATTACCGTGGCTGGAATACCTGTTGCACCGCCTAGacgtaaaaaaaaatcaaaagcgCAAACGCCTACCGATCTTGCT ccTAATGCACCAGAAACAGCATTACCCGCTTCGCCGTTACCAAGCCCGGCAAGTACTATTGAATCTATCACCAGAGAATTTGAACATTCTCTTGACATTCGGTCTGCAACAAAGGGGCAATATGTTGTTAAACCACAAGTTCGTCTC GATGAAGATAAATCAAAAGCTGAAGGCCCATCAACTGAAGAGTTAGAAAGGCTAGAAAGAATGAAAGCTGAGTTAATGAGTATAAAATCAAGTGACAAATCTAGCAGCCCGCTAGGATCCATGTCTAGTAACAGTATCGGCCGTTATTCCTTAGGACCTCACAAACTTTCGGGCTTAAGTCCCCAAGGTTCGAAAGAAAGACGAAAATCAGCTGGCGACCAGGATATGGTCAAACAGTTAAATATGTTTGTGAGAACAAGAACAGATTCCGGAAAGCGTCTAACGGACATG GAAATCTTGGAGCAAGTCACTGTTCTAAATTTAGATACTGGAGAGAGAGTGCCATTAAGTATAGCGGAAGATAAATTGCCGCAGTGTATTAATCCTCTGTCACTTCATATTATGAGACTTACTTCGGAATACATAAGTAATTCTAGTttggagaaagaaaaggaaagtgaCGAGGAAAGTGTTGATAGCAAAATGTCTAGTATACCGCCGGATGAAGATGTATCTGTCGGGAGGGTTCGAAAGAAAACCCAAAAATTGAAACGATTCTTGGGTTCCACTGTGAAGAAAACAATGGACAAAGCGAAATCTATCGCGCAAGAAGTATCTCATGCGAGACATAAGGAAGATGTTATGGATATAGTAGACGAAGTATATCCTGGCGAACAACAGTACATCAAACTAAAAGCGTCCAATAGTCACAAAGGACCGTACGAGTTTAGTTGTTTGCAGCATGTCCAGGATCTGAGCGGCGAGCACGTTGGTCCTGTTTGGTGCATGAAATTCTCAGTTTGTGGACGATTACTCGCCACAGCGGGGCAAGATCGAGTTTTAAGAATCTGGGTATTGCGAGATGCTTTCACGTATTTCCAAGATATGCGAACTAAATACAACGCTGAGAAAGTTAGTCCAACACCTTCCCAAGAATCTTTGGTCTCTCAACAGTCTATGGAAGATCCAAACGTCGTGGCTAGTGCCTTCAGCGAAATAGAAGGAACTAAAAGCCCATTCATGCCAAAGCCGTTCTGCACTTACACGGGGCATACCTCGGATTTACTCGATGTTTCATGGTCTAAAAATTATTTCGTTCTATCGTCGTCGATGGATAAAACCGTGCGACTTTGGCACATATCACGTAAAGAATGCTTATGCTGTTTCCAACACATCGATTTCGTTACGGCGATAGTGTTTCATCCTCGCGATGATCGTTACTTTCTTTCTGGATCATTGGACGGGAAACTACGTTTGTGGAACATACCGGACAAGAAAGTAGCTGTATGGAACGAAGTCGATGGACAAACTAAACTGATAACCGCAGCGAATTTCTGTCAGAATGGAAAATTCGCCGTAGTTGGTTCGTACGATGGCCGATGCATATTTTATAACACGGATCAGTTGAAGTATCACACGCAAATACACGTTCGATCGACCAGAGGGAAGAATTCGACCGGAAGGAAAATTAGTGGTATAGAACCTATGCCGGGGGAGGATAAAATTCTAGTTACTTCAAACGACAGCCGTATTCGCTTGTATGATTTACGAGATTTAAATTTATCATGCAAATACAAAGGTTACGTCAACGTCAGCAGTCAAATAAAGGCAAGCTTTAGTCCTGACGGACAGTATATAGTTAGCGGTTCGGAAAATCAGTGCATTTATATCTGGAAAACTCATCACGATTACTCGAAATTCTCAAGCGTACGCAGAGATAGGAATGATTTTTGGGAGGGTATCAAGGCGCATAACGCAGTTGTTACATGCGCGGTGTTTGCACCAAATCCAGATAGTATTATTAAACAAATTGAAGAAAGAGAGCAGTGGGAAAGTAAAGAAGACGCGAAAAATTTAGGTGGTTCAACCGTGGACGTACCTCCCGTTGATCCTGTCGTTGAACAGCGCACTAAAGGCTGTGGTGGACACGTTCTTGTAAGTGCTGATTTTAATGGCTGTATAAAGGTTTTTCTAAACAAAACGAAACCTAAGCATAGTTCCCTACCAGCATCTGCTCTCGCGTAA
- the LOC117610551 gene encoding WD repeat-containing protein 44 isoform X2: MSGSSDSEEFFDAEDDTFHRSTRKSKQRDSISIEIQTKDRSDVCKKSDDDVFVEPAQPKPIVEPKEHVTIECTLSKDKPDEDGKETSTDKIVGRRRFRELRQRMQTEDDDIPINSSPPDSQTSSIEGVYPTPSKTTHPFRIIEHDTLSLQSMTSLGRVGRILAGAGDSASAIIPPNVTQCPPSATLTRESQMSSIASIPSKDEDTASGKVSQSSSIFTLSGDILQEESSVNSRSSHSSHSQNDKTVMLQEPDVIASTKNNGKSNEDITVAGIPVAPPRRKKKSKAQTPTDLAPNAPETALPASPLPSPASTIESITREFEHSLDIRSATKGQYVVKPQDEDKSKAEGPSTEELERLERMKAELMSIKSSDKSSSPLGSMSSNSIGRYSLGPHKLSGLSPQGSKERRKSAGDQDMVKQLNMFVRTRTDSGKRLTDMEILEQVTVLNLDTGERVPLSIAEDKLPQCINPLSLHIMRLTSEYISNSSLEKEKESDEESVDSKMSSIPPDEDVSVGRVRKKTQKLKRFLGSTVKKTMDKAKSIAQEVSHARHKEDVMDIVDEVYPGEQQYIKLKASNSHKGPYEFSCLQHVQDLSGEHVGPVWCMKFSVCGRLLATAGQDRVLRIWVLRDAFTYFQDMRTKYNAEKVSPTPSQESLVSQQSMEDPNVVASAFSEIEGTKSPFMPKPFCTYTGHTSDLLDVSWSKNYFVLSSSMDKTVRLWHISRKECLCCFQHIDFVTAIVFHPRDDRYFLSGSLDGKLRLWNIPDKKVAVWNEVDGQTKLITAANFCQNGKFAVVGSYDGRCIFYNTDQLKYHTQIHVRSTRGKNSTGRKISGIEPMPGEDKILVTSNDSRIRLYDLRDLNLSCKYKGYVNVSSQIKASFSPDGQYIVSGSENQCIYIWKTHHDYSKFSSVRRDRNDFWEGIKAHNAVVTCAVFAPNPDSIIKQIEEREQWESKEDAKNLGGSTVDVPPVDPVVEQRTKGCGGHVLVSADFNGCIKVFLNKTKPKHSSLPASALA; the protein is encoded by the exons ATGTCTGGAAGTAGCGATTCCGAAGAATTTTTCGATGCGGAGGATGATACTTTCCACCGCAGTACACG aaaaagtaaaCAACGCGATTCCATCAGCATTGAAATACAAACTAAGGATAGATCAGATGTTTGCAAAAAATCAGATGATGATGTTTTTGTGGAACCTGCTCAACCAAAACCAATTGTAGAACCAAAGGAACATGTAACCATAGAATGTACACTTAGTAAAGATAAACCT GATGAAGATGGAAAAGAAACAAGTACAGATAAAATTGTGGGAAGAAGGAGATTTCGTGAACTTAGACAACGCATGCAAACAGAGGATGATGATATTCCAATTAATAGTTCTCCTCCGGATAGCCAGACATCATCCATTGAGGGTGTATATCCTACTCCTTCAAAGACAACGCATCCATTTAGAATCATAGAGCATGATACTCTTAGTTTACAAAGTATGACATCTTTAGGACGAGTGGGTCGAATTTTAGCTGGAGCTGGGGACAGTGCTTCTGCTATAATTCCACCGAACGTAACTCAGTGCCCCCCTTCGGCTACCCTTACCCGCGAAAGCCAGATGTCCTCGATTGCTAGTATCCCCAGCAAAGATGAGGACACAGCATCGGGTAAGGTGTCCCAGTCCTCGAGCATCTTTACGTTATCAGGGGATATCCTTCAAGAGGAATCCTCTGTTAACAGTAGGTCCAGTCATTCTTCTCACTCACAAAATGATAAGACTGTTATGCTTCAAGAACCTGATGTCATCGCTAGTacaaaaaataatggaaaatcaaATGAAGATATTACCGTGGCTGGAATACCTGTTGCACCGCCTAGacgtaaaaaaaaatcaaaagcgCAAACGCCTACCGATCTTGCT ccTAATGCACCAGAAACAGCATTACCCGCTTCGCCGTTACCAAGCCCGGCAAGTACTATTGAATCTATCACCAGAGAATTTGAACATTCTCTTGACATTCGGTCTGCAACAAAGGGGCAATATGTTGTTAAACCACAA GATGAAGATAAATCAAAAGCTGAAGGCCCATCAACTGAAGAGTTAGAAAGGCTAGAAAGAATGAAAGCTGAGTTAATGAGTATAAAATCAAGTGACAAATCTAGCAGCCCGCTAGGATCCATGTCTAGTAACAGTATCGGCCGTTATTCCTTAGGACCTCACAAACTTTCGGGCTTAAGTCCCCAAGGTTCGAAAGAAAGACGAAAATCAGCTGGCGACCAGGATATGGTCAAACAGTTAAATATGTTTGTGAGAACAAGAACAGATTCCGGAAAGCGTCTAACGGACATG GAAATCTTGGAGCAAGTCACTGTTCTAAATTTAGATACTGGAGAGAGAGTGCCATTAAGTATAGCGGAAGATAAATTGCCGCAGTGTATTAATCCTCTGTCACTTCATATTATGAGACTTACTTCGGAATACATAAGTAATTCTAGTttggagaaagaaaaggaaagtgaCGAGGAAAGTGTTGATAGCAAAATGTCTAGTATACCGCCGGATGAAGATGTATCTGTCGGGAGGGTTCGAAAGAAAACCCAAAAATTGAAACGATTCTTGGGTTCCACTGTGAAGAAAACAATGGACAAAGCGAAATCTATCGCGCAAGAAGTATCTCATGCGAGACATAAGGAAGATGTTATGGATATAGTAGACGAAGTATATCCTGGCGAACAACAGTACATCAAACTAAAAGCGTCCAATAGTCACAAAGGACCGTACGAGTTTAGTTGTTTGCAGCATGTCCAGGATCTGAGCGGCGAGCACGTTGGTCCTGTTTGGTGCATGAAATTCTCAGTTTGTGGACGATTACTCGCCACAGCGGGGCAAGATCGAGTTTTAAGAATCTGGGTATTGCGAGATGCTTTCACGTATTTCCAAGATATGCGAACTAAATACAACGCTGAGAAAGTTAGTCCAACACCTTCCCAAGAATCTTTGGTCTCTCAACAGTCTATGGAAGATCCAAACGTCGTGGCTAGTGCCTTCAGCGAAATAGAAGGAACTAAAAGCCCATTCATGCCAAAGCCGTTCTGCACTTACACGGGGCATACCTCGGATTTACTCGATGTTTCATGGTCTAAAAATTATTTCGTTCTATCGTCGTCGATGGATAAAACCGTGCGACTTTGGCACATATCACGTAAAGAATGCTTATGCTGTTTCCAACACATCGATTTCGTTACGGCGATAGTGTTTCATCCTCGCGATGATCGTTACTTTCTTTCTGGATCATTGGACGGGAAACTACGTTTGTGGAACATACCGGACAAGAAAGTAGCTGTATGGAACGAAGTCGATGGACAAACTAAACTGATAACCGCAGCGAATTTCTGTCAGAATGGAAAATTCGCCGTAGTTGGTTCGTACGATGGCCGATGCATATTTTATAACACGGATCAGTTGAAGTATCACACGCAAATACACGTTCGATCGACCAGAGGGAAGAATTCGACCGGAAGGAAAATTAGTGGTATAGAACCTATGCCGGGGGAGGATAAAATTCTAGTTACTTCAAACGACAGCCGTATTCGCTTGTATGATTTACGAGATTTAAATTTATCATGCAAATACAAAGGTTACGTCAACGTCAGCAGTCAAATAAAGGCAAGCTTTAGTCCTGACGGACAGTATATAGTTAGCGGTTCGGAAAATCAGTGCATTTATATCTGGAAAACTCATCACGATTACTCGAAATTCTCAAGCGTACGCAGAGATAGGAATGATTTTTGGGAGGGTATCAAGGCGCATAACGCAGTTGTTACATGCGCGGTGTTTGCACCAAATCCAGATAGTATTATTAAACAAATTGAAGAAAGAGAGCAGTGGGAAAGTAAAGAAGACGCGAAAAATTTAGGTGGTTCAACCGTGGACGTACCTCCCGTTGATCCTGTCGTTGAACAGCGCACTAAAGGCTGTGGTGGACACGTTCTTGTAAGTGCTGATTTTAATGGCTGTATAAAGGTTTTTCTAAACAAAACGAAACCTAAGCATAGTTCCCTACCAGCATCTGCTCTCGCGTAA